The following are encoded in a window of Clarias gariepinus isolate MV-2021 ecotype Netherlands chromosome 8, CGAR_prim_01v2, whole genome shotgun sequence genomic DNA:
- the LOC128528632 gene encoding cullin-9 isoform X1 — protein MVGERRNGNLLVQLGSKQQAYPEELIRQRRTHDGQTEYLIRWSLQAVDDGSSSGSGGNEGGGSSSGNSGVGSSSGCTSGESKTENILMWMSTEDVYANCPTLLGKRPLQEEKARPSGQFSSDVTFDEVDLCDMKEDVKNLVERARKQMAKNNDFAISLTQTIHVLSAYASIGSLVGVFKETGALDLLMELLGNKERQTRRSAGKMLRALASHDAGSRAYVLLSLSQQDGIEQHMDFDNRYTLLELFAETTSSEEHGISFEGIHLPQIPGKLLFSLVKRYLCVTSLMDKLNTTGGELSTERQEPGPSSSTAAHQSEQSRLQREFEFTMAMANLISELVRVMGWDRNRQPPVASPTTFGGQEESEAEVNRRTLRSIFQPRFSASPVMTASATPAPAPPKKKTNGFRTRTDFSARSAYVEYVQETLKSGMHVRMLEDYEEVSAGDEGEFRYSNDGSPPVQVFWNSISRTYWVHWHMIEILGNGSSGQTEKETQEKAFSLTETLKLTAVSQMFFLKPPGGLYSLPYLTDSLQDDADILTRAEWWEVLFFIKKLEPKQQQEINNILRQNLDEQMVELDEATLIQMTVSSEVARKILHYLKQTLQASCLGDLLCSHAFAKHYLRRGGARLEDEEMFTDSSLNSTGLGGQGASSSLSVTTKASTSTASFSINGCASKKPKKEIPVDNASCNSDTESELPAEDETKYPEDLEEKMKVFNNPKVQGKKTALEKIGEVVDIMKKNSSDSGQLLAGMKFICKVLDEEGPQERSTLRSDSAQSIRDKVLKILVEMIGSQPKQNAIMALLLTRSLMLKYEWRVSFATEGGVKAILSCMQEYSTCTRVQQIALATLKVITGASKHDLRSVGSCMPLSESGTQMMLEIFASIGSATPEGSKGLLGAIPSAIDLMLNTPGGGLSVRNGLLVIIMLISNHKSLAEQLVACDITTVLRKCLSGHSSESMLAIIALTHISNVHKLEKKESKEELDFKDTELKMLVVGLKEMTTTKEVIQTLEQLLCDETSQLEDERNEVMHSRDTFQDLVRLMDQHRVERSVQLSILRILNKFLDNYQEDLLPWHESIEPSLSSMIACINDREAVQQFIRFLYRLASLNKDYAVVMCRLGTREALVKALDKHSTNLLLVTELRDLINDCEKYASLYKKMTTSVLAGCIQMVLGQIEEHRRNHQPINIPFFDVFLRNLCQGSSVELKEDKCWEKVEVSSNHHRANKLTDKNPKTFWESNGCTGSHFINIYMHKGVVIRQLAVLVASEDSSYMPARIVVLGGDDPTNINTELNTVNVPPSASRVVLLENMTRFWSIIQIRIKRCQQGGIDTRVHGFEILGPKPTFWPVFKEQLCCRTYLFYTTKAHTWCQEILGDRSQLLQLFNKLNSALRHEQMFADRFLPDAEAAEALGRTCWEAIITPIVQSITLSESNVLSPLAWLLSEYLENSESSKCYKSRAAIFNSRVRRLTHLLVHVDTSRVDVEELKPPVKSKGINRSKDVKNGKEGKNKEASGVTSSSSSSATKPKVKNTSSIAGIALCWQGVVQRQVKKFLDSTHSLPDFVERYKNMYLRLKNAMEELFGQQTAFVLALRQGFSAALLQLSILNAMHVSERFAQYIDHMIQESGLDTGNVETLNKLQQFLEPMLFLSGLELANTFEHFYRYYLGDRLLSQGKVWLESAVIEQIGTCFPERIPQQMLSNLSESDELQQEFHLYRLQQLDKSLQDMNEEMMDEQISEPDDESDVKVLVLSPRCWAVSAPCYLERPIRYFPQKLCSYLDEFTDFYSNSQCMYQLSNSKPRRLQWTWLGHAELCYGFCTLYVSTLQMYILLQFNQQEEVSVEALQQATGLASPVLVHALTPLVSEKGILTHEGFNQDLQEGVLRLNKKSLAQSSEKQKYCYLIPKQTYLNVDEDAALTLERKRNHMYCLIVQIMKNEKEMHIDNLVFKVLDTCQKQEAARSSNTVRFSCTTTDVLSCIMHIINKGYIRRNEENPHIVEFLVEDPSTPQKSQAHFFSKLDMKKGTGSTKADTSLGGPIMAPQRAEDGALETVLFSMGRTMTQEEVKHLMRRTIQQLADTLSLEEETAEHLLMHCKWNIDLLIQRYTDDPEALVLAAGLKIRNPQPPPSPMSLCPVCLVSRSGDSDSEPTMLSCRHYCCRSCWQEYLTARIEQNLVMNCNCPITDCPAQPTSKFFFSILTDKDTIAKYENALLRGYVECCSNLTWCTNPQGCDQILCKENIGSMGTCSKCCWSSCFSCNFPEAHYPASCSHMSQWMDDGGYYEGMSMEAQSKHLAKLISKRCPSCQAQIEKNEGCLHMTCAKCNHGFCWRCLKPWKPTHKDYYNCSAMVSKAARQEKKFQDYNERCTFHNQAKEFAINLENKVSSINEALQMKSLTFVIDACKILAQGRKVLAYSCVYSYYNQDTEKMDVMEQQTEALDLHTNALQILLEETLLQCTDLASCVRLLKPEHLNTGLELIRRIQERLVAILQHSTQDFRVGYQSKTGPDQEAAQALNVANNTEKSKEAKSDRGSETGDSDNNNNYNEEGGDEAEEDDEYDDDYVPEWHEDYDEEEIDEDDFFSDDDESENLERDFVPYD, from the exons ATGGTGGGTGAGCGGCGTAATGGGAACCTGCTGGTTCAGCTTGGTTCGAAACAGCAGGCTTACCCAGAGGAGCTGATCCGTCAGAGACGTACCCATGATGGCCAGACGGAATACCTGATCCGTTGGAGCCTGCAGGCCGTAGATGATGGCTCTAGCTCGGGCAGTGGCGGCAACGAGGGTGGTGGCAGCAGTAGCGGTAACTCTGGCGTGGGAAGCTCTAGTGGCTGCACATCTGGAGAGAGTAAAACCGAGAATATCTTGATGTGGATGTCTACTGAGGATGTGTACGCCAACTGCCCTACGCTACTGGGAAAGCGACCTCTGCAGGAGGAGAAGGCGAGACCCAGTGGTCAGTTCTCCTCTGATGTCACCTTCGATGAGGTAGATCTCTGCGACATGAAGGAAGATGTTAAAAACCTAGTCGAGCGAGCACGGAAGCAGATGGCCAAAAACAATGATTTTGCAATTAGCCTCACACAAACCATTCACGTGCTGAGCGCTTATGCAAGCATTGGGTCGTTGGTTGGAGTCTTCAAGGAGACTGGGGCACTAGACCTGCTAATGGAGCTGCTGGGAAACAAAGAGCGACAGACTCGCCGCAGCGCTGGCAAGATGCTGCGTGCTCTGGCCTCACACGATGCAG GCAGTCGTGCCTATGTACTGTTGTCCCTAAGCCAGCAGGATGGCATTGAGCAGCATATGGACTTTGACAACCGCTACACCCTCCTGGAGCTGTTTGCTGAGACCACATCATCAGAGGAGCATGGGATCTCTTTTGAGGGAATCCACCTCCCACAG ATCCCAGGCAAACTGCTGTTTTCTCTGGTGAAGCGCTATCTGTGTGTGACCTCATTAATGGACAAGCTCAACACCACAGGCGGGGAGTTGAGCACAGAGCGGCAGGAGCCTGGCCCCTCCTCTTCCACAGCAGCTCATCAATCAGAGCAATCACGGCTACAGCGGGAGTTTGAGTTTACCATGGCAATGGCAAACCTCATCTCAGAGTTGGTCCGAGTGATGGGCTGGGACCGTAACCGCCAGCCCCCAGTCGCGTCCCCTACAACATTTGGCGGACAGGAGGAGTCCGAGGCAGAGGTAAATAGGCGCACCCTGCGTTCCATCTTCCAGCCTCGTTTTTCTGCTTCTCCTGTTATGACGGCATCAGCAACACCAGCCCCTGCTCCACCCAAGAAGAAGACAAATGGTTTTAGGACCCGTACAGACTTCTCCGCACGTTCGGCTTATGTGGAGTATGTGCAGGAGACTCTGAAGAGCGGCATGCATGTTCGCATGCTCGAGGACTACGAGGAAGTCAGTGCCGGTGATGAAGGAGAGTTTCGCTACAGTAATGACGGCTCACCACCTGTCCAG GTATTCTGGAACTCAATTTCCAGAACATACTGGGTGCACTGGCACATGATTGAGATCCTGGGTAATGGGAGCAGTGGACAAACTGAGAAAGAAACTCAGGAAAAGGCTTTTTCTCTAACTGAGACACTTAAACTTACTGCAG TGAGTCAGATGTTCTTCTTGAAGCCACCTGGTGGTTTGTACTCATTACCCTATCTGACGGACAGCTTGCAGGATGATGCAGACATCCTTACCCGCGCTGAGTGGTGGGAAGTGCTTTTCTTCATTAAGAAGCTGGAGCCAAAGCAGCAACAGGAGATCAACAACATCCTTCGGCAGAATCTTGATGAACAG atggTGGAGCTGGATGAGGCCACTTTAATTCAAATGACTGTGTCAAGCGAGGTTGCCCGTAAGATCCTGCACTACCTGAAACAGACCCTGCAGGCCTCCTGTTTGGGTGACCTGCTCTGTTCACATGCCTTTGCCAAGCACTACTTGCGCCGTGGCGGAGCCAGGCTGGAGGATGAGGAAATGTTCACCGACAGCTCCCTCAACTCCACAGGGCTTGGTGGACAGGGAGCCTCTTCGTCTTTATCAGTTACAACTAAAGCTTCTACCTCTACTGCATCCTTCTCCATAAATGGCTGTGCCTCTAAGAAACCCAAGAAAGAGATTCCTGTAGATAATGCCAGCTGTAACAGTGACACAGAGAGTGAGCTGCCAGCAGAAGATGAGACCAAGTATCCTGAAGATCTGGAGGAAAAGATGAAAG TGTTTAATAACCCGAAAGTGCAAGGTAAGAAGACAGCCTTGGAGAAAATTGGAGAGGTTGTGgacataatgaaaaagaatagcTCTGACTCTGGACAGCTGCTTGCTGGCATGAAGTTCATCTGCAAGGTCCTGGACGAAGAGGGACCTCAGGAACGCAGCACTCTTAGATCAGACTCAGCACAGAGCATCCG GGACAAAGTCTTAAAGATACTGGTTGAGATGATTGGTAGCCAACCAAAACAAAATGCCATTATGGCTTTGCTTCTAACTCGCAGCCTAATGCTCAAATATGAGTGGCGGGTTTCTTTTGCTACAGAGGGAGGAGTGAAAGCCATTTTGTCATGCATGCAGGAATACTCCACTTGTACGCGAGTGCAGCAGATCGCACTAGCA ACCTTAAAAGTCATCACTGGTGCCAGTAAGCATGACCTGCGCAGTGTAGGAAGCTGCATGCCTCTCTCTGAATCTGGTACTCAGATGATGTTGGAGATCTTTGCTAGCATTGGCTCAGCAACACCTGAAGGATCAAAGGGCCTACTTGGAGCAATTCCATCTGCTATTGATCTCATGCTTAACACACCTGG TGGGGGCCTGTCTGTACGAAATGGTCTTTTGGTGATAATTATGCTGATCTCCAATCACAAGAGCCTGGCAGAACAGCTGGTGGCCTGTGACATCACCACTGTACTCAGAAAGTGCCTTTCTGGTCACAGCTCTGAAAGCATGCTGGCTATAATTGCCCTGACGCACATCTCCAATGTTcacaaactggaaaaaaaag AGTCCAAGGAGGAGCTTGACTTCAAGGACACCGAGCTGAAGATGTTAGTTGTAGGTCTAAAGGAAATGACCACCACCAAGGAAGTAATCCAGACCCTGGAACAACTACTGTGTGATGAAACTTCTCAGTTGGAGGATGAGAGGAATGAAGTGATGCATAGCAGAGACACTTTTCAGGACCTGGTACGCCTCATGGACCAGCACAGAGTCGAGCGCTCAGTACAGCTGTCCATTCTCAG AATCCTGAACAAGTTCTTGGATAATTATCAGGAGGATTTGCTACCATGGCATGAGAGCATTGAACCTTCCCTCTCGTCCATGATAGCCTGTATTAATGACAGAGAG GCTGTGCAGCAGTTTATCCGCTTCCTATATCGGCTGGCTTCTCTGAACAAAGACTATGCTGTAGTTATGTGTCGTCTGGGCACTAGGGAAGCACTTGTCAAAGCTTTAGACAAGCATAGCACCAATTTGCTACTGGTCACCGAGCTACGTGACCTCATTAACGATTGTGAAAAGTATGCCAGCCTTTACAAGAAGATGACCACTAGTGTGTTGGCTGGATGTATACAG ATGGTTTTGGGCCAGATTGAGGAACATCGACGCAACCATCAGCCCATTAACATCCCTTTTTTTGATGTGTTCTTGCGCAACTTGTGCCAAG GTTCCAGTGTGGAGCTTAAAGAGGATAAATGTTGGGAGAAAGTGGAAGTCTCTTCTAACCATCACCGAGCTAACAAGTTAACTGACAAGAATCCCAAGACATTCTGGGAATCCAATGGTTGCACAGGCTCtcattttattaatatctaCATGCACAAAGGGGTAGTCATTAG ACAACTGGCAGTCCTGGTAGCCAGTGAAGATTCAAGTTATATGCCAGCACGTATAGTAGTATTGGGAGGAGATGATCCCACAAACATCAATACTGAGCTCAATACT GTAAATGTGCCACCTTCTGCAAGCCGTGTTGTTCTTCTGGAGAATATGACCCGCTTCTGGTCCATAATTCAGATCAGGATAAAGAGATGTCAGCAG GGTGGTATTGATACTCGAGTGCACGGCTTTGAAATTCTGGGGCCAAAGCCAACATTTTGGCCAGTGTTCAAGGAGCAGCTGTGCTGCCGTACCTACCTCTTCTACACTACCAAGGCTCATACCTGGTGCCAGGAGATACTAGGGGACAGGAGCCAACTGCTGCAGCTTTTCAATAA GTTGAACAGTGCTCTCCGTCATGAACAAATGTTTGCTGATCGTTTTCTGCCTGATGCTGAGGCTGCAGAGGCTCTTGGTCGAACTTGCTGGGAGGCTATAATTACTCCTATTGTACAGAGCATCACTCTGTCTG agagCAATGTCCTGAGTCCATTGGCATGGTTGCTCAGTGAGTACTTGGAAAATTCAGAATCGTCAAAATGCTATAAGAGCAGGGCTGCCATCTTTAACTCCCGGGTGCGTCGCCTCACCCACTTACTGGTTCATGTGGACACCAGTCGAGTGGATGTAGAAGAACTCAAACCTCCTGTCAAATCTA aagGTATCAACAGAAGCAAAGATGTAAAGA ATGGCAAAGAAGGAAAGAACAAGGAAGCCTCTGGAGTGACTTCTTCATCTTCCTCATCTGCTACCAAGCCCAAAGTGAAGAACACTAGCAGTATTGCTGGCATTGCACTTTGCTGGCAGGGTGTTGTCCAACGACAG GTGAAGAAGTTTTTGGATTCAACGCACAGCCTCCCAGACTTTGTGGAACGCTACAAAAACATGTACTTGCGTCTGAAGAACGCAATGGAAGAACTTTTTGGCCAGCAAACAGCTTTTGTGCTGGCACTGCGCCAGGGCTTCTCTGCAGCACTGTTGCAGCTCTCCATCCTTAATGCCATGCAT GTGAGTGAACGGTTTGCTCAGTACATAGACCACATGATCCAGGAGAGTGGCCTTGATACTGGAAATGTGGAGACCCTAAACAAGCTGCAACAGTTCCTAGAGCCCATGCTTTTCCTGTCAGGACTAGAGTTGGCCAACACTTTCGAGCACTTTTACAG GTACTACCTGGGGGATCGCTTGCTCAGCCAGGGGAAGGTATGGCTGGAGAGTGCGGTGATCGAGCAGATTGGTACCTGTTTTCCTGAACGTATTCCCCAGCAGATGCTGAGCAACCTGAGTGAGTCAGATGAACTGCAGCAGGAATTTCACCTGTACCGGTTGCAGCAGCTAGACAAGAGTCTGCAGGATATGAATGAGGAG ATGATGGATGAGCAGATTTCAGAGCCAGATGACGAGTCCGATGTGAAGGTGTTGGTTTTATCTCCACGTTGCTGGGCTGTCTCTGCCCCTTGCTACCTGGAGCGTCCCATCAGATATTTCCCGCAGAAGCTCTGCAGCTACCTGGATGAGTTTACTGACTTCTATTCCAACA GTCAGTGCATGTACCAACTTAGCAACAGTAAACCACGACGACTGCAGTGGACCTGGCTTGGCCATGCAGAACTGTGCTATGGCTTCTGCACACTGTACGTCTCCACACTGCAGATGTACATTCTCCTTCAGTTCAATCAACAAGAG GAAGTAAGTGTGGAGGCTTTGCAGCAAGCCACTGGTTTGGCCTCACCTGTATTGGTTCATGCCCTCACACCTTTGGTCTCAGAGAAGGGCATTTTGACTCATGAAGGCTTTAATCAGGATCTTCAGGAAG GGGTTCTCAGGTTGAATAAGAAGTCCTTGGCACAGAGCTCAGAGAAGCAAAAGTATTGCTATCTGATACCAAAACAGACCTACCTAAATGTGGATGAAGATGCAGCTCTCACTCTCGAGAGGAAACGGAATCATATGTACTGCCTCATTGTACAGATCATGAAGAATGAAAAGGAGATGCATATAGACAACTTGGTGTTCAAG GTGTTGGACACTTGTCAAAAGCAGGAGGCTGCTCGCTCTTCAAACACTGTGCGTTTTAGCTGCACCACTACGGATGTACTGTCCTGCATCATGCACATCATCAATAAGGGCTACATCCGCCGCAATGAGGAAAACCCCCACATTGTGGAATTTCTGGTTGAAGACCCTTCCACTCCCCAGAAGAGCCAGGCCCACTTCTTCAGCAAGCTGGACATGAAGAAGGGCACAGGCAGCACCAAAGCGGACACCAG CCTGGGAGGCCCTATTATGGCCCCTCAGCGGGCAGAGGATGGGGCATTGGAGACTGTGCTCTTCTCCATGGGTCGCACTATGACTCAGGAGGAGGTGAAGCACCTGATGCGGCGCACCATCCAGCAGTTGGCTGACACGCTCAGCTTGGAAGAGGAAACAGCTGAGCACCTGCTTATGCACTGCAAATGGAACATTGACCTGTTGATTCAGCGCTACACAGATGATCCAGAGGCACTGGTGCTGGCCGCCGGCCTTAAAATTCGTAACCCCCAACCTCCTCCAAGTCCCATGAGTCTCTGCCCTGTATGTCTTGTGTCCCGTTCTGGGGACAGTGACTCTGAGCCCACAATGCTCAGCTGCAGGCACTACTGCTGCAGG TCTTGCTGGCAGGAGTACCTGACTGCACGGATTGAACAGAACCTGGTGATGAACTGCAACTGTCCTATCACAGACTGTCCTGCTCAGCCCACTTCCAAGTTCTTCTTCAGCATTTTGACTGACAAGGATACCATTGCAAAG tatgAAAACGCTCTCCTGCGAGGCTATGTTGAGTGCTGCTCCAACTTGACCTGGTGCACCAACCCTCAGGGCTGTGACCAGATCCTGTGCAAGGAGAACATTGGCAGTATGGGCACCTGCTCCAAGTGCTGCTGGTCTTCCTGCTTCAGCTGCAACTTCCCCGAG GCTCACTATCCAGCTAGCTGTAGTCACATGTCTCAGTGGATGGATGATGGTGGCTACTATGAGGGAATGAGCATGGAGGCTCAAAGTAAGCATTTGGCCAAACTCATCTCCAAGCGCTGTCCAAGCTGCCAGGCACAGATTGAGAAAAATGAAGGCTGTCTGCA CATGACCTGTGCCAAATGTAACCATGGATTTTGCTGGAGGTGTCTTAAGCCCTGGAAACCTACTCATAAAGATTATTACAACTGTTCAGCCATG GTCAGCAAAGCTGCAAGGCAAGAGAAAAAGTTCCAGGACTATAATGAGAGGTGTACTTTTCATAACCAGGCCAAG GAGTTTGCAATCAATCTGGAAAACAAAGTGTCTTCCATCAATGAAGCCTTGCAGATGAAATCTTTGACATTTGTTATTGATGCTTGCAAGATTCTTGCCCAAGGTAGAAAG GTTTTGGCCTACTCATGTGTGTACAGCTATTACAATCAAGACACTGAAAAAATGGATGTTATGGAGCAACAAACTGAAGCCCTGGACCTTCACACTAATGCCCTGCAGATCTTGCTTG aagagacgctgttgcaGTGCACAGACTTGGCATCTTGTGTGCGCCTGCTGAAGCCGGAGCACCTTAACACTGGCCTGGAGCTTATTCGTCGTATCCAGGAGCGTCTTGTGGCAATCCTGCAGCACTCTACTCAG gactTCCGTGTAGGATATCAGTCCAAGACTGGGCCAGATCAAGAGGCTGCACAAGCCTTAAATGTTGCTAACAACACAGAAAAGAGCAAAGA ggctaagtcAGATAGAGGCTCTGAGACGGGAGACTCTGACAACAACAATAACTACAACGAAGAAGGAGGCGATGAGGCCGAAGAGGATGATGAATATGACGATGATTACGTCCCAGAATGGCACGAGGATTATGACGAGGAGGAAATTGACGAGGATGACTTCTTTTCTGACGATGATGAATCTGAGAACCTGGAGAGGGACTTTGTTCCTTACGACTGA